One genomic segment of Tripterygium wilfordii isolate XIE 37 chromosome 9, ASM1340144v1, whole genome shotgun sequence includes these proteins:
- the LOC120005081 gene encoding palmitoyl-acyl carrier protein thioesterase, chloroplastic-like, whose protein sequence is MVATAATASFFPAASSSVESGAKSTKLGAPNLEGIKSKSGSGGGLKVKANTKAPSKINGTSLGLRSSAESVKNVDSVLSLSPRTFINQLPDWSLLLAAITTIFLAAEKQWMMLDWKPRRPDMLIDPFGIGKIVQDGLVFRQNFSIRSYEIGADRMASIETLMNHLQETALNHVKCAGLLGDGFGSTPEMSKRNLIWVVTRMQVLVDRYPTWGDVVQVDTWVSASGKKGMRFDWRVRDAKNGETLTRASSVYVMMNKLTRRFSKIPEEVRAEIGPYFLNSDPVVDEDSRKLPKLDDNTADIVCKGLTPRWSDLDINQHVNNVKYIGWILESAPQPILESHELSSLTLEYRRECGRDSVLQSLTAISGASIGNLGNAGDVECQHLLRLDNGDEILRGRSEWRPKHAKNFGIVGHVPAENA, encoded by the exons ATGGTTGCTACTGCTGCTACCGCGTCATTCTTCCCAGCTGCTTCTTCATCTGTCGAATCTGGTGCAAAGTCTACCAAGCTTGGTGCTCCCAATTTGGAAGGAATCAAGTCAAAGTCTGGTTCAGGTGGTGGTCTGAAAGTCAAGGCAAACACCAAAGCCCCTTCTAAGATAAATGGTACCTCACTTGGCTTGAGGTCTTCTGCAGAGAGTGTGAAGAATGTGGACAGCGTTCTATCACTATCCCCAAGGACTTTTATCAACCAGTTACCTGATTGGAGCTTGCTTCTTGCTGCTATCACAACCATATTCTTGGCAGCAGAGAAGCAGTGGATGATGCTTGACTGGAAGCCGAGGCGGCCCGATATGCTAATTGACCCTTTTGGTATCGGTAAAATTGTTCAGGATGGTCTTGTATTTCGGCAGAACTTCTCGATCAGATCATATGAAATTGGTGCTGATCGTATGGCATCCATAGAGACGTTAATGAATCACTTACAG GAAACGGCCCTCAACCATGTCAAGTGTGCAGGCCTGCTTGGTGATGGATTTGGCTCCACCCCAGAGATGAGCAAAAGAAACCTGATATGGGTGGTCACTAGAATGCAGGTTCTTGTAGATCGCTATCCTACGTG GGGGGATGTTGTTCAAGTAGATACTTGGGTGAGTGCCTCAGGAAAAAAGGGTATGCGTTTTGATTGGCGTGTTCGCGATGCAAAAAATGGAGAAACTCTAACTCGAGCTTCCAG CGTTTATGTGATGATGAATAAACTGACGAGGAGATTTTCGAAGATTCCAGAAGAAGTTAGAGCAGAAATTGGGCCTTATTTTTTGAATTCTGATCCTGTTGTTGACGAGGACAGCAGAAAACTACCAAAACTTGATGACAATACAGCGGACATTGTTTGTAAAGGTTTAACT CCTAGATGGAGTGATTTAGATATCAACCAGCATGTTAACAATGTGAAGTACATTGGCTGGATCCTTGAG AGCGCTCCGCAGCCAATCCTAGAGAGTCATGAGCTTTCTTCCTTGACTTTAGAGTACAGGAGGGAATGTGGAAGGGACAGCGTGCTGCAGTCCCTAACCGCTATCTCTGGTGCTTCCATCGGAAATTTGGGAAATGCTGGTGATGTTGAGTGCCAGCACTTGCTTCGCCTTGATAATGGAGATGAGATTTTGAGGGGAAGGTCTGAATGGAGGCCCAAACATGCCAAAAACTTTGGCATTGTAGGTCATGTTCCAGCAGAGAATGCCTAG